The following is a genomic window from Verrucosispora sp. WMMD573.
GCGGCGGTGCACGAGTGTGGTGGGCCGGAGATTTCCGACGAGGAGGATTTCACCGGCCTGTTGGCTGTTTCCGGTGCGGGGGTGCCGGAGGTGTACGGGTACTGGGGTGAGTGGGGTGGTGCGGCGCGGGCGCGGGAGTTGGGGGCGGTCGGTGCCGGTGGTGATCTGTTCGCCGATGGTGCGTTGGGTTCGCGGACGGCGCATCTGTCGCAGCCGTATGCCGATGGCGACGGGTGTGGTCACGGTTATCTGAGCGCGGAACAGGTTCGTGATCATTTGTTGGATTGTGCGGCGCACGGGATGCAGGGCGGGTTCCACGCGATCGGTGACGCGGCGGTGTCGACGGTGCTGGAGGGTTTCGCGGGGGCGGCGCGGCGGTTGGGTACGGATCGGTTGCGGGCGGCGCGGCATCGGGTGGAGCACGCGGAGATCGTGGATCGGCGGCTGATCGCCGGTTTCGTGGAGTTCGGGGTGGTGGCGTCGATGCAGCCGGCGTTCGACAGGTTGTGGGGTGGCGCGGGCCGGATGTACGAGTCGCGGTTGGGGTTGGCGCGGTCGTTGGCGTCGAATCCGATGGGTGCGATGCACGGGGTAGGGGTGGCGTTGGCGTTCGGGTCGGATTCGCCGGTGACGCCGTTGGATCCGTGGGGTTCGGTGCGGGCGGCGGTGGCGCATCACAACCCGGTGCAGCGGATGAGTGTGCGGGCGGCGTTCGCGGCGCATACGCGGGGTGGTTGGCGGGCGGTGCATCTGGACAACGAGGGGGTCCTGGCGTTGGGTGCGCCGGCGACGTTCGCGGTGTGGTCCACGCCGGCCGGGGTGGAG
Proteins encoded in this region:
- a CDS encoding amidohydrolase family protein, encoding MTNNPSTLYRAGVLHCPADPSATALLVRDGRIVWLGSDADAPSADRVVELDGALVTPAFVDAHVHVSDTGLVLSGLDLSGVRSAGELLDAVSAYAAGLPADAVVLGHGWDESTWAVAQPPSAARLGRAADARRVYLSQASIHSALVSEALLAACPEAVAAPGYDESGWLRRDAHHVVRAVARASVTRAQRVAAQRVALERAASVGIAAVHECGGPEISDEEDFTGLLAVSGAGVPEVYGYWGEWGGAARARELGAVGAGGDLFADGALGSRTAHLSQPYADGDGCGHGYLSAEQVRDHLLDCAAHGMQGGFHAIGDAAVSTVLEGFAGAARRLGTDRLRAARHRVEHAEIVDRRLIAGFVEFGVVASMQPAFDRLWGGAGRMYESRLGLARSLASNPMGAMHGVGVALAFGSDSPVTPLDPWGSVRAAVAHHNPVQRMSVRAAFAAHTRGGWRAVHLDNEGVLALGAPATFAVWSTPAGVERGLPVLQAADPEARGADDPTPLPVCRRTVLRGEVIYEEGSA